In Tenacibaculum sp. 190524A02b, the genomic stretch TCCCATAAACCATCCGCATCTCTAAAGGTTTTAATACCACTTTCCGCACTAATTCCTGCACCTGTTAATACTACCAATCGTTTTTGTTTCATAGTAAATATTTAAAATCTAAAAATAGGAAAATTTAGTATGTTTGTGTTATGATTAGCAAGGAATTATTGACGTATTTAGAAGGATATGTAACCGACAAACGTAAAAACTTATTTCATAAAGTTTTAGCAGAAAGAACACGTCATTTTACAGTGGTTTTAGAAGATATATACCAACCCCATAATGCAAGTGCAGTAGTTAGAACTTGTGATATTTTTGGAATTCAAGATATATACGCTATTGAAAACAAGTACACTAATAAAGTCTCTAGACATGTAGCAAAAGGAAGTCAAAAATGGTTAGACTTTCATCGGTATAGAGAAGATGGAAATAATACAGCAACTTGTTTTGAAGACTTAAAAAGCAAAGGATATCAAATAATAGGGACTACACCACATAATGATTCTTGCTATTTATCGGATTTTGACGTTACTAAAAAATCGGCTTTTGTATTTGGAGTAGAGAAGGAGGGCATTTCAGACTATGTAAAAGAACATGCTGATGGTTTTTTAAAAATACCCATGGTTGGTTTTACAGAAAGTCTAAACATATCTGTAGCTGCAGCCATTATTTTACAAGATGTAACCAGTAAAATAAAACAAGCGGATATGAATATAGCTTGGCAACTAACTCTTAAAGAAAAAGAGGTAATCTACATGGAATGGATTCAAAAAACGATTAAAAATGTAGATAAAATCATTGAACACTTTCATAAAAATTAAAAGTTTTTACATCAGTTAGCTTCTAGTCCTTGGCTGTTAGCCTTTGGTCATAGGCAAGAAGGTTTTGTTATGTTGAGGAATGACTATACACTAGTGCGAGAAGGTTTTGTTGCGTTGCGGAATGGCTATACACTAGTACGAGAAGCTTTTGTTGTATTGAAGAATGGCTATGCACTAGTGCGAGAAGGTTTTGTTGTGTTGAGGAATAGTTTTACACTAGTGCGAGAGGGTTTTGTTGTGTTGAGGAATGGCTATACACTAGTGCGAGACGGTTTTGTTGTGTTGCGGAATGGCTATACATTAGTGCGAGACGGTTTTGTTGTGTTGCGGAATGGCTATGCACTAGTACGAGAGGCTGTCTTGTCCTGAAATAGGTTTACATTCAAATGTAATTAAATGGAACGATATTCAAAGACATCATCATCTAAGTGGCAAAATAGATATAGTGAAGAATTTAAAAGATTTGTTTGTAATGAGTTTTTAACAGGAACAGCAACTCGTAGATATATAGAACAGAAATATAGAATTGGTAATTCACGAATTACTTATTGGTTAAGAGAATTTGGTTATAATGATTCCAAATCTACTTTTGTACCTTTACCTACTATGTCACAATCTAAGAGTCAATCTAACATTAAAAAATCTAATTCTGATTTACTTAAAGAATTAGAAGAAGCTAAATTATTAGCTGAAACTTATAAAAAAATGATAGAGTTGACTGAAAAAGAGCTAAAAATTAAGATTGTAAAAAAGTCCAATACCAAGTAATCCAAGAGATGAAAACTAATTATCCCAAAGTAAGTTTAGGCAGGTTCTGCCGATTACTTGGTGTGACTCGTCAAGCATATTACCAACATTTTTGGTATAAAGAACAGTTATGTTTTGAAGAAGAATTAATAGTAAAACAAGTTCTGAAGATACGTCGAAATCATCGTCATATGGGAGGTAGAAAGCTTTATGAAAAGCTTCAACCTTTTTTATTAGAACATCAAATTAAGATGGGAAGAGATCGATTGTTTGATATACTTGGTGCTAATCATCTGTTAGTTAGAAGGAAAAAGAAACAAACAATCACTACAAACTCATTCCATAGATTTAAAAAATATTCTAATCTAGTTAAAAATATGGCTCCAACAGCTCCTAATCAATTATGGGTTAGTGATATTACTTATTGGAAGCTTAATAATAGTTTTAGTTATATAAGCTTTATAACAGATGCTTACTCAAAAAAGATTGTTGGTTATCATTTAGGTTATAGTTTACAAACCTCAGAAACCATTAAAGCTTTAAAAATGGCATTATCTAACTTGCCAAATCATTGTAAATTAATACATCATTCAGATAGAGGAACACAATATTGTAGTAATGAATATGTAAAGTTATTAAAGGAAAACTCTATAAATATTAGTATGACAGAAAATGGAGATCCTCTTGAAAATGCAATAGCAGAAAGAGTTAATGGCATTATAAAAGAAGAATACTTAAATGATTATAAAATTGATAATATTGAAGAGGCTAAGAGTTTACTGGATCAAGTTGTAAAATTATATAATGAAGAAAGACCGCATATGAGCATTGGAAACCTTACTCCAAATCAAGTACATCAGAACAATTTAAAAGTTGAAAAATTATGGAAGAGTTATTATAAGAAAAATCCTATTATTGTAAACCAATAATAGGACTAAATATTAAATGTAAACGTATTATAGGATTAATCTAAAATATGTAAA encodes the following:
- a CDS encoding RNA methyltransferase, which translates into the protein MISKELLTYLEGYVTDKRKNLFHKVLAERTRHFTVVLEDIYQPHNASAVVRTCDIFGIQDIYAIENKYTNKVSRHVAKGSQKWLDFHRYREDGNNTATCFEDLKSKGYQIIGTTPHNDSCYLSDFDVTKKSAFVFGVEKEGISDYVKEHADGFLKIPMVGFTESLNISVAAAIILQDVTSKIKQADMNIAWQLTLKEKEVIYMEWIQKTIKNVDKIIEHFHKN
- a CDS encoding IS3 family transposase, which gives rise to MKTNYPKVSLGRFCRLLGVTRQAYYQHFWYKEQLCFEEELIVKQVLKIRRNHRHMGGRKLYEKLQPFLLEHQIKMGRDRLFDILGANHLLVRRKKKQTITTNSFHRFKKYSNLVKNMAPTAPNQLWVSDITYWKLNNSFSYISFITDAYSKKIVGYHLGYSLQTSETIKALKMALSNLPNHCKLIHHSDRGTQYCSNEYVKLLKENSINISMTENGDPLENAIAERVNGIIKEEYLNDYKIDNIEEAKSLLDQVVKLYNEERPHMSIGNLTPNQVHQNNLKVEKLWKSYYKKNPIIVNQ